One genomic window of Clostridium taeniosporum includes the following:
- a CDS encoding pentapeptide repeat-containing protein: MSILNELLQPKLLDILEDDINIEYELINEKDMSDNLIENHKLDCINEERIEINRCKFVNVIFNECSFKNISLLDVVFENCNLSNIDFSDGSIHRVEFKKCKLTGSNFDGCNMQNVLFKECIGKYSNFSYSKMKLINFDECNMESGIFLECNFNKIAFNSCNLILSEFTNTSLKGIDFTNSDISSIILTGKELNGVIVSPIQALEFSKLLGIIIK, translated from the coding sequence ATGTCTATTTTAAATGAGTTATTACAACCTAAGTTATTAGATATTTTAGAGGATGATATAAATATTGAATATGAACTAATTAATGAAAAAGATATGTCAGATAATTTAATTGAAAATCATAAATTAGATTGTATAAATGAAGAGAGAATAGAAATAAACAGGTGTAAATTTGTAAATGTTATATTTAATGAATGTTCTTTCAAAAATATAAGTTTGCTAGATGTTGTATTTGAAAATTGTAATTTATCTAATATAGATTTTTCTGATGGAAGTATCCATAGAGTTGAATTTAAAAAGTGTAAGTTAACAGGAAGTAATTTTGATGGATGCAATATGCAAAATGTGCTTTTTAAAGAATGTATAGGTAAGTATTCTAATTTTTCATATTCTAAAATGAAACTAATAAATTTTGATGAGTGTAATATGGAAAGTGGAATTTTCTTAGAATGTAATTTTAATAAGATAGCTTTTAATAGTTGTAATTTAATATTAAGTGAGTTTACAAATACTTCTTTAAAAGGGATAGATTTTACTAACAGCGATATATCATCAATTATATTAACTGGAAAAGAATTAAATGGTGTTATAGTATCACCTATTCAAGCTTTAGAATTTTCTAAACTACTTGGAATTATTATCAAGTAG
- a CDS encoding Mbeg1-like protein — MSHLNNSELLLLSNLIYLKLNTFNYNTIRKLVKSLLYKNNLNKAIITNGECGEAVNKKEWLLILKQIQKNNKLSSLKIENIEVDNNGLKTACFIDNYDNVYVVFRGTKTIEEWEDNGEGAYMSDTPEQISALNYINNLKYINITVTGHSKGGNKAKYVALLSDKVDRCVSFDGQGFSNKFIDKYYKKINENKDKILSISAKYDYVNCLLNSVNEEKVYINTPIEKNPLYYHKANIMLDNAGTLREETTPCSFVKIINKFSTSLISELPERHKSFAINSLTDIVELILCDKDLDKNLLQFAKGIIILLEYTKHYNLKLEINLAYNLLKSLSVPFVYWNDFIKIEESNSEIILNNTLLEIKNNEDSIIFKLKKLGLEGEKIATIIQNATNNLILDFQNVN, encoded by the coding sequence ATGTCTCATTTAAATAATAGTGAATTATTACTATTATCTAATTTAATATATCTTAAACTTAATACATTTAATTATAATACTATTAGAAAACTTGTGAAATCACTGTTATATAAAAATAACTTAAATAAAGCTATTATAACTAATGGTGAATGTGGAGAAGCTGTAAACAAGAAAGAATGGTTATTAATCTTAAAACAAATACAAAAAAATAATAAGCTAAGTAGCTTAAAGATTGAAAATATAGAAGTTGATAATAATGGTTTAAAAACTGCTTGCTTTATTGATAATTATGATAATGTTTATGTTGTATTTAGAGGAACTAAAACAATAGAAGAGTGGGAGGATAATGGCGAAGGAGCTTATATGTCTGATACACCAGAACAAATAAGTGCACTAAATTATATAAATAATCTTAAATATATAAATATTACAGTCACAGGTCATTCCAAAGGTGGGAATAAAGCTAAATATGTTGCACTTTTATCTGATAAAGTAGATAGATGTGTATCTTTTGATGGACAAGGCTTTTCAAATAAATTTATTGATAAATATTATAAAAAAATAAATGAAAATAAAGATAAAATATTATCTATTAGTGCTAAGTATGATTATGTAAATTGTCTTCTTAACTCTGTAAATGAAGAGAAGGTATATATAAATACACCAATTGAAAAAAATCCATTATATTATCATAAAGCTAACATAATGCTAGATAATGCAGGTACATTAAGAGAAGAAACCACTCCATGTTCATTTGTAAAAATAATAAATAAATTTTCTACATCACTAATATCTGAACTGCCAGAGCGACATAAAAGTTTTGCTATAAATAGTTTAACTGATATTGTTGAACTTATTTTATGTGACAAGGACTTAGATAAAAATTTATTACAATTTGCAAAAGGAATAATAATATTATTAGAATATACGAAGCACTATAATTTAAAATTAGAAATAAATTTAGCATATAATCTGCTTAAAAGCTTAAGTGTACCATTTGTATATTGGAATGATTTTATAAAAATTGAAGAAAGTAATTCTGAAATAATATTAAATAATACCTTATTAGAAATTAAAAATAATGAAGATAGTATAATTTTTAAACTAAAAAAATTGGGATTAGAAGGAGAAAAAATAGCTACTATTATTCAAAATGCTACTAACAATTTAATACTTGACTTTCAAAATGTTAATTAA
- a CDS encoding DUF1653 domain-containing protein, producing the protein MRELKKGIYRHFKGKEYQVIDIAIHSETREKYIVYKALYGDFKTFIRPYDMFMSKVDKEKYPEVIQEYRFEYIHD; encoded by the coding sequence ATTAGAGAATTAAAAAAAGGCATTTACAGACATTTTAAAGGAAAAGAATATCAGGTTATAGATATAGCAATACATAGTGAAACGAGAGAAAAATATATTGTATATAAAGCACTTTATGGAGATTTTAAAACTTTTATTAGACCATATGATATGTTTATGAGTAAAGTTGATAAAGAGAAATATCCTGAAGTAATTCAAGAATATAGATTTGAATATATACATGATTAA
- the ybaK gene encoding Cys-tRNA(Pro) deacylase encodes MAKETKTNAMRILDSKKINYTTYSYQNKDGKIDGVAVAHKINKDENQVFKTLVTQGHSKEFYVYVVPVAQELDMKKAAKAAEEKNIEMIHVKDINKITGYIRGGCSPIGMKKPFKTFIHNTALNYETIVFSGGKIGSQIEMNPKDLENVINCTFIELIK; translated from the coding sequence ATGGCTAAAGAAACTAAAACTAATGCTATGAGAATTTTGGATAGTAAGAAAATAAATTACACTACTTATAGTTATCAAAATAAAGATGGAAAAATAGACGGTGTAGCTGTGGCCCATAAAATAAATAAAGATGAAAATCAAGTTTTCAAAACTTTAGTTACACAAGGACATTCTAAAGAATTTTATGTTTATGTTGTTCCGGTTGCACAGGAATTAGATATGAAAAAAGCTGCTAAAGCTGCTGAAGAAAAAAATATTGAAATGATTCATGTTAAAGATATAAATAAAATAACTGGATACATAAGGGGTGGTTGTTCTCCTATAGGAATGAAAAAACCTTTTAAGACATTTATCCATAATACAGCTTTAAATTATGAAACAATAGTATTTAGTGGAGGAAAAATTGGTTCTCAAATTGAAATGAATCCTAAAGATCTGGAAAATGTGATCAATTGTACATTTATAGAATTAATTAAATAG
- the cmk gene encoding (d)CMP kinase: MKIAVAIDGPAGAGKSTIAKLVGKEFNLMYINTGAMYRTVALKCKENNISENDVEKICLLIDTMEMHFENDDLFLNNENIQSKITLPEISSIVSSYASIPEVRNKLVKLQRDMSNKFDVIMDGRDIGTVVLKNSKFKFFLTATPEERANRRFKELKDRNIECLYDDILKDIIERDYKDTNRKVDPLKKADDAIEIDTTGLNIVQVTEKINSYIREKIKNI, from the coding sequence TTGAAAATAGCAGTAGCAATAGATGGTCCGGCTGGAGCTGGAAAAAGTACAATAGCAAAATTAGTAGGTAAAGAATTTAATTTAATGTATATAAATACTGGTGCTATGTATAGAACTGTAGCATTAAAATGTAAAGAAAATAATATATCTGAAAATGATGTAGAAAAAATTTGTTTATTAATAGATACTATGGAAATGCACTTTGAAAATGATGATTTATTTTTAAATAATGAAAATATTCAAAGTAAAATAACTTTACCTGAAATAAGTAGTATTGTTTCTTCATATGCATCTATACCTGAAGTGAGAAATAAACTTGTTAAACTTCAAAGAGATATGTCAAATAAATTTGATGTCATAATGGATGGAAGAGATATTGGTACAGTAGTGCTTAAAAATTCTAAGTTTAAATTTTTCTTAACTGCTACTCCAGAAGAAAGAGCAAATAGAAGATTTAAAGAACTTAAAGATAGAAATATTGAGTGTTTATATGATGATATATTAAAAGATATTATAGAAAGAGATTATAAAGATACTAATAGAAAAGTTGATCCATTAAAAAAAGCAGATGATGCAATTGAAATAGATACTACTGGTTTAAATATAGTTCAAGTTACAGAAAAAATTAATTCTTATATTAGAGAAAAAATTAAAAATATTTAA
- a CDS encoding NAD(P)/FAD-dependent oxidoreductase — protein MSKVIVIGAGPAGMMAAITAAKENKVLLLDGNERLGKKLFITGKGRCNVTNAKDISEFFDYIPGNSHFLYSALYTFTNEDTMSFFSNEGIKLKVERGDRVFPESDKSSDIIRGLSNALSRTDVKIRLNSKVTDIKCKNNKIIGIEINKNEVLKADYYIIATGGASYPLTGSRGEGQGFAKKLGHSIIPLKPALVPMVVKDSKTKDIMGLALKNVEITIKENDKKVVYKNFGEMLFTHFGVSGPIILSGSRFIEDNKKYILHIDLKPSLNLGELDKRVQKDFNKYLNKDFKNSLNELLPQKLIPIIIERSNIPEDKKVNEITKEERRTLVNLLKDLSFELDGLRPLAEGIVTKGGVDVKEIDPSTMKSKIIDNLSFCGEVIDIDAFTGGYNVQIAFSTGVIAGSHIK, from the coding sequence ATGAGCAAAGTTATTGTTATTGGAGCAGGTCCAGCAGGAATGATGGCTGCAATAACAGCTGCAAAAGAAAATAAAGTATTACTGCTAGATGGAAATGAAAGATTGGGAAAAAAACTATTTATTACAGGAAAAGGTAGATGTAATGTTACAAATGCAAAGGATATTTCTGAGTTTTTTGATTATATACCTGGTAACTCACATTTCTTGTATAGCGCATTATATACATTTACTAATGAAGATACTATGAGTTTTTTTTCTAATGAAGGAATTAAATTAAAAGTTGAGAGAGGAGATAGAGTATTTCCAGAGTCAGATAAATCATCTGATATAATTAGAGGTCTATCAAATGCATTAAGTAGAACAGATGTAAAAATAAGATTAAATTCTAAGGTTACTGATATAAAATGTAAAAATAATAAAATAATAGGAATTGAGATAAATAAAAATGAAGTTTTAAAGGCAGATTACTATATTATAGCTACTGGAGGAGCATCTTATCCTCTTACTGGATCAAGGGGAGAAGGACAAGGATTTGCTAAAAAATTAGGTCATAGTATAATTCCATTAAAGCCAGCACTTGTTCCTATGGTTGTGAAAGATTCTAAAACAAAAGATATTATGGGATTAGCACTTAAAAATGTAGAAATAACAATAAAAGAAAATGATAAAAAAGTTGTATATAAAAACTTTGGGGAAATGTTATTTACTCATTTTGGTGTATCAGGACCTATTATATTAAGTGGAAGCCGATTTATAGAAGATAATAAAAAGTATATATTACATATAGATCTTAAACCATCATTGAATTTAGGTGAGTTAGACAAAAGAGTGCAAAAAGATTTTAATAAATATTTAAATAAAGATTTTAAAAATTCTTTAAATGAGTTATTACCTCAAAAATTAATTCCAATAATAATAGAGAGATCTAATATACCTGAAGATAAAAAAGTTAATGAAATAACTAAAGAGGAAAGAAGAACATTAGTAAATCTTCTTAAAGACTTATCGTTTGAGTTAGATGGATTAAGACCTCTTGCAGAAGGGATAGTTACAAAAGGTGGAGTTGATGTTAAGGAAATTGATCCATCCACAATGAAATCTAAAATTATAGATAATCTTTCTTTTTGTGGAGAAGTAATTGATATAGACGCTTTTACAGGTGGATATAATGTGCAAATAGCATTTTCTACTGGAGTAATTGCTGGAAGTCATATTAAATAG
- a CDS encoding bifunctional 4-hydroxy-3-methylbut-2-enyl diphosphate reductase/30S ribosomal protein S1 gives MKEIILAQNAGFCFGVKRAVDEAIKIQKQESRKIYTLGPLIHNNDVVKFLEKNNIYSIDLENINTLNKDDVIVIRSHGVSKEVLDLLKQNQLKIMDATCPFVTNIQKKVNKYYKLGYTIIILGDANHPEVVGINGWCNNEAIISRNGEIEEEGFSKVCLVSQTTEKATNWERLLKNISTKAKEVLAFNTICAATDVRQKSTNKLSKEVDTMIVIGGKNSSNTTKLYQISKQNCNNTIHIENVNELPEKFINNNINKIGITAGASTPDWIIKEVIGIMNNTENIKNYDQLSLMNELDRRFVIGDEIEGEILSKTRDAIIVSLVGYKIDGVIPFNELTSNEDVESVLENLNVGDSIKAKVIKLQNSDGYVVLSRLEYEREEAYKELNELFNEGKTLNVKIKEASENGLVAYHKGVRIFIPASQIDVKFTKDKSQYINQILEVKLIDYSTEQPKKVIASRRVLLEVIKEAEEEKAWESLNVGDVINAEVKRFTSFGAFLDVNGIDGLLHLSQISWNHVKNIEDILKKGEFIEVKIIALDKENKKLSLSRKELLPKPWENVKEKYPEGSIVLGKVVRINDFGAFVELEPGVDGLVHISKISYNRISHPSEVLSVGEEVKAKILEVDEENKRVSLSIKDI, from the coding sequence ATGAAAGAAATAATTTTAGCGCAAAACGCTGGATTTTGTTTTGGAGTAAAAAGAGCTGTTGATGAAGCTATTAAGATACAAAAACAAGAAAGCAGAAAGATATATACTTTAGGTCCATTAATACATAATAATGATGTTGTAAAATTTCTAGAAAAAAATAATATATATTCTATAGATTTAGAAAATATAAATACTTTAAATAAAGATGATGTTATTGTTATAAGATCTCATGGAGTGTCTAAAGAAGTATTAGATCTTTTAAAGCAAAATCAATTAAAAATTATGGACGCTACTTGTCCTTTTGTAACCAATATACAAAAAAAAGTAAATAAATATTATAAGCTAGGATATACTATAATAATACTTGGAGATGCTAATCATCCAGAAGTTGTTGGGATAAATGGTTGGTGTAATAATGAAGCTATAATTTCTAGAAATGGTGAAATTGAAGAAGAGGGATTTTCTAAAGTATGTTTAGTATCACAAACAACAGAAAAAGCTACTAATTGGGAAAGATTATTAAAAAATATATCTACAAAAGCTAAAGAAGTTTTAGCTTTTAATACAATATGTGCAGCTACAGATGTAAGACAAAAAAGCACTAATAAATTATCAAAAGAAGTAGATACTATGATAGTAATTGGTGGTAAAAATAGTTCTAATACAACTAAATTATATCAGATTTCAAAACAAAATTGTAATAATACTATACACATAGAAAATGTTAATGAGTTACCTGAAAAATTTATAAATAATAATATAAATAAAATAGGTATTACAGCTGGTGCATCTACGCCAGATTGGATTATTAAGGAGGTAATTGGAATTATGAATAATACAGAAAATATTAAAAATTATGATCAATTATCATTAATGAATGAACTTGATAGAAGGTTTGTAATTGGTGATGAGATAGAAGGAGAAATACTTTCAAAAACTAGAGATGCTATTATAGTTTCACTTGTTGGATATAAGATAGATGGGGTTATTCCTTTTAATGAATTAACTTCAAATGAAGATGTAGAAAGTGTATTAGAAAATCTTAATGTAGGAGATAGTATAAAAGCTAAAGTTATAAAACTTCAAAATTCTGATGGATATGTTGTTTTATCAAGACTTGAATACGAAAGAGAAGAAGCGTATAAAGAACTTAATGAATTATTTAATGAAGGGAAAACTTTAAATGTTAAAATTAAAGAAGCTTCAGAAAATGGACTAGTTGCTTATCATAAAGGAGTAAGAATATTTATACCAGCATCTCAAATAGATGTTAAGTTCACTAAAGATAAATCTCAATATATCAATCAAATATTAGAAGTTAAATTAATTGATTATTCTACAGAACAACCTAAAAAAGTTATTGCATCTAGAAGAGTTCTATTAGAAGTTATTAAAGAAGCAGAAGAAGAAAAAGCTTGGGAAAGTTTAAATGTTGGAGATGTAATAAACGCTGAAGTAAAAAGATTTACTAGTTTTGGAGCATTTTTAGATGTTAATGGAATAGATGGATTATTACATTTGTCTCAAATTTCTTGGAATCATGTTAAAAATATTGAAGATATATTAAAAAAAGGTGAATTTATAGAAGTTAAGATAATAGCTCTTGATAAAGAAAATAAAAAGTTATCTTTATCAAGAAAAGAATTACTTCCAAAACCATGGGAAAATGTGAAAGAAAAATATCCAGAAGGTTCAATAGTTTTAGGTAAAGTTGTAAGAATTAATGATTTTGGAGCTTTTGTAGAATTAGAACCTGGTGTTGATGGTTTAGTTCATATTTCAAAAATTTCATATAATAGAATATCTCATCCATCAGAAGTACTTAGTGTTGGTGAAGAAGTTAAAGCTAAGATATTAGAAGTTGATGAAGAAAATAAAAGAGTAAGTTTAAGTATAAAAGATATTTAA
- a CDS encoding NAD(P)-dependent alcohol dehydrogenase yields MKGFAMLSINNVGWIEKDKPVAGPYDAIVRPLAVSPCTSDIHTVFEGALGNRHNMILGHEAVGEIVEIGSEVKEFKVGDRVIVPCTTPDWRSLEVQAGFQQHSNGMLAGWKFSNFKDGVFAEYFHVNDADMNLALLPKEIPLESAVMITDMMTTGFHGAELADIQMGSSVVVIGIGAVGLMGIAGAKLRGAGRIIGVGSRPVCVEAAKFYGATDIVNYKNGDIVKQIMNLTNGKGVDRVIMAGGGSETLSQAISMLKPGGVVSNINYHGSGDTLPVPRVEWGCGMAHKTIRGGLCPGGRLRAEMLRDLVIYNRVDLSRLVTHVYNGFEHIEDALLLMKDKPKDFIKAVVLL; encoded by the coding sequence ATGAAAGGTTTTGCTATGTTAAGTATTAATAATGTGGGATGGATTGAAAAAGATAAGCCAGTTGCAGGTCCGTATGATGCCATTGTACGTCCATTAGCTGTGTCACCATGTACTTCAGATATTCATACTGTTTTTGAAGGAGCACTTGGAAATAGACATAATATGATTTTAGGTCATGAAGCTGTAGGCGAAATTGTTGAAATTGGAAGTGAAGTTAAGGAATTTAAAGTTGGCGATAGAGTAATAGTACCTTGTACCACTCCTGATTGGAGATCTTTAGAAGTTCAAGCTGGATTTCAACAACATTCAAATGGCATGCTTGCTGGATGGAAATTCTCAAACTTTAAAGATGGAGTTTTTGCAGAATATTTTCATGTAAATGATGCTGATATGAATTTAGCTCTTTTACCAAAAGAAATACCTCTTGAGAGTGCTGTTATGATAACGGATATGATGACTACTGGTTTTCATGGAGCTGAATTAGCTGATATACAAATGGGTTCTAGTGTTGTAGTAATAGGAATTGGAGCAGTTGGATTAATGGGAATAGCAGGTGCTAAACTACGAGGAGCAGGTAGAATTATTGGCGTAGGAAGTAGACCTGTTTGTGTTGAAGCAGCTAAATTTTATGGAGCAACTGATATTGTAAATTATAAAAATGGTGATATAGTTAAACAAATTATGAATTTAACAAATGGAAAAGGGGTAGATCGTGTTATTATGGCAGGCGGTGGTTCCGAAACTCTATCTCAAGCAATATCCATGCTTAAGCCTGGAGGAGTTGTTTCAAATATTAATTATCATGGAAGCGGAGATACCTTACCAGTGCCACGTGTTGAATGGGGCTGTGGAATGGCTCATAAAACTATAAGAGGAGGTCTTTGTCCAGGTGGACGTCTAAGAGCAGAAATGTTAAGAGATTTAGTAATATATAATCGTGTTGATTTAAGTAGATTAGTTACACATGTATATAATGGTTTTGAACATATAGAAGATGCACTTTTATTAATGAAGGATAAGCCAAAAGATTTTATTAAAGCAGTAGTTTTATTATAA
- the miaB gene encoding tRNA (N6-isopentenyl adenosine(37)-C2)-methylthiotransferase MiaB yields the protein MQFDIDILKQNKIDKKQFFFIETWGCQMNEEDSEKLSGMLKSQGYEETDNRDDASIVIFNTCCVRENAENKVFGNLGRLKKQKEKNPNLIIALCGCMMQQKGMADEILRRFPYVDIIFGTHNAYKFPEYLHRVQVEGVQIKEILDKETEIVEGVPIDRKSNVKAFVTIMYGCNNFCTYCVVPYVRGRERSRKPEDIENEIKELVAIGYKEITLLGQNVNSYGKGLEEEITFAQLLRRINEIEGLERIRFMTSHPKDLTLDVIYAIRDCDKLCEQVHLPVQSGSDKILQTMNRHYNREQYLQLAKKIREEIPDVTFSTDIIVGFPGETEEDFQETLSLVKEVKYDAAFTFIYSRRNHTPADKMENQIPDDIKHNRFNRLVEVVNEGIVAGNKASEGKIYEVLVEGTSKNDENKLTGRTRNAKLVNFDGCKEMIGKLVKVKIVEAKSFSLVGEVVE from the coding sequence ATGCAATTTGATATAGACATTTTAAAACAAAATAAAATAGATAAAAAACAATTCTTCTTTATTGAAACTTGGGGTTGTCAAATGAATGAAGAAGATTCGGAAAAACTTTCAGGAATGCTTAAATCTCAAGGATATGAGGAAACTGATAACAGAGATGACGCCTCAATTGTAATTTTTAATACTTGTTGTGTAAGAGAAAATGCTGAAAATAAAGTTTTCGGTAACCTTGGAAGGTTAAAGAAGCAAAAAGAAAAAAATCCCAATCTAATAATCGCTCTATGTGGATGTATGATGCAACAAAAAGGTATGGCAGATGAAATATTACGTAGATTTCCTTATGTAGATATAATTTTTGGAACTCATAATGCATATAAATTTCCAGAATATTTACATAGAGTCCAAGTAGAAGGAGTTCAAATTAAAGAGATTTTAGATAAAGAAACTGAAATTGTAGAGGGAGTTCCAATCGATAGAAAAAGCAATGTAAAAGCTTTTGTTACTATAATGTATGGATGTAATAATTTTTGTACATATTGTGTAGTTCCATATGTTAGAGGAAGAGAGAGAAGTAGAAAGCCAGAAGACATAGAAAACGAAATAAAAGAATTAGTAGCTATTGGTTACAAAGAAATTACTTTGCTTGGACAAAATGTAAACTCTTATGGTAAAGGTCTTGAAGAGGAAATTACTTTTGCACAACTTTTAAGAAGAATAAATGAAATAGAAGGTCTTGAAAGAATAAGATTTATGACATCTCACCCTAAAGATTTAACTTTAGATGTTATATATGCTATACGAGATTGTGATAAACTTTGTGAACAAGTACATTTACCAGTACAAAGTGGTAGTGATAAAATATTGCAAACAATGAATAGACATTATAATAGAGAACAATATTTACAATTAGCAAAAAAGATAAGAGAAGAAATTCCAGATGTAACATTTTCAACTGATATAATAGTTGGCTTTCCTGGAGAAACAGAAGAAGATTTTCAAGAAACTCTTAGCTTAGTAAAAGAAGTTAAATATGATGCTGCATTTACATTTATATATTCAAGAAGAAATCACACACCAGCAGATAAAATGGAAAATCAAATACCTGATGATATTAAACACAATAGATTTAATAGACTTGTAGAAGTAGTTAATGAAGGAATAGTTGCTGGAAATAAAGCTTCTGAAGGAAAAATATATGAAGTTTTAGTTGAAGGAACTAGTAAAAATGATGAAAATAAATTAACAGGTAGAACAAGAAATGCTAAGCTTGTTAATTTTGACGGCTGTAAAGAAATGATTGGTAAACTTGTTAAAGTTAAAATAGTTGAAGCTAAATCATTTTCTTTAGTAGGAGAAGTTGTAGAGTAG
- a CDS encoding tyrosine recombinase XerC, which produces MNYDIDFFQNNDLPDSVIDFLNYLETIKNKSGNTITAYKKDLTIFFRFMKLYRGLVKDKKIEFEDINITDIDDEFLKTIKLRDLYAFMSFIEKYRNNSAYARARKVATLKSYFKFLQGKAKLIMDNPTTELESPKINKRHPVYLTLDQSIHLLSSLDKNNKNYARDYCILTLFLNCGMRLSELCGIYIEKIRNDTLTIIGKGNKERTVYLNEACLKSIENYMKVRDDSKALPENKKFLFLSSHNKPINQRTVEIMIKKHIKNAGLTDGKYTPHKLRHTAATLMYKYGDVDIRSLQNILGHENISTTQIYTHIDDETLRDAVKSNPLSKL; this is translated from the coding sequence ATGAATTATGATATTGATTTTTTCCAAAACAATGATTTACCCGATTCTGTAATAGATTTTTTAAATTACTTAGAAACCATAAAAAATAAATCTGGTAATACAATTACTGCTTATAAAAAAGATTTAACAATATTCTTTAGATTTATGAAATTATATAGAGGGCTTGTTAAAGATAAAAAAATAGAATTTGAAGATATAAATATTACAGATATAGACGATGAATTTTTAAAAACAATAAAATTAAGAGATTTATATGCATTTATGTCCTTTATAGAAAAATATAGAAATAATAGTGCTTATGCTAGAGCTAGAAAAGTTGCTACTTTGAAATCATATTTTAAGTTTTTGCAAGGAAAAGCTAAATTAATTATGGACAACCCTACAACAGAACTGGAATCCCCCAAAATAAATAAGAGGCATCCTGTATATTTAACATTAGATCAAAGTATACATTTACTATCTTCATTAGACAAAAATAATAAAAATTATGCCAGAGATTATTGTATATTAACACTATTCTTAAATTGTGGGATGCGTTTATCTGAATTGTGTGGAATATATATTGAAAAAATCAGAAATGATACTTTAACTATTATAGGTAAAGGTAATAAAGAACGTACTGTTTATCTTAATGAAGCGTGTTTAAAATCAATTGAAAATTATATGAAAGTTCGAGATGACTCAAAAGCATTACCAGAAAATAAAAAGTTTTTATTTTTATCTTCTCATAATAAACCAATAAACCAAAGAACTGTTGAAATAATGATTAAAAAACATATTAAAAATGCTGGTTTGACAGATGGAAAATATACTCCCCATAAATTAAGACATACTGCTGCTACCCTTATGTATAAATATGGCGATGTAGATATAAGAAGCCTTCAAAATATATTAGGGCATGAAAATATTTCAACAACTCAAATTTATACTCATATAGATGATGAAACATTAAGAGATGCTGTTAAATCAAATCCATTATCAAAATTATAA
- a CDS encoding GNAT family N-acetyltransferase, whose product MFIIEKLSFKNLKYLEMLQQEANNKYMNDKDFFELYNKKSFISKYRKRREIKLFKYENEYIGYLWIQYPLTEVIKINSLYINEKHIDWLSNELFHIFKGKTLSFDVVDSKLTYDIMNKLNFKTIKSTSLMKMQISKCKFKFNKNVNFKIFTKKQDENLRCFIQNSVFQDNERVPLVPYDIKQEEQEDYYINDLCVFIMLGNVAIGYGQVIAKKDFYTIVNVGILEEYRKKGYGEMLIKYLIYLCSKRHISCIAINVEVENYKAMNLYKKIGFEEYRRVTTWENKLYSNLKS is encoded by the coding sequence ATGTTTATAATAGAAAAATTATCATTTAAAAATTTAAAATATTTAGAAATGTTACAACAAGAGGCAAATAATAAATATATGAATGATAAAGATTTTTTTGAATTATACAATAAAAAATCATTTATTAGTAAATATAGAAAGAGAAGAGAAATAAAACTTTTTAAATATGAAAATGAATATATAGGTTATTTATGGATACAATATCCATTAACAGAAGTTATAAAAATTAATTCATTATATATAAATGAGAAACATATAGATTGGCTATCTAATGAATTATTTCATATTTTTAAAGGAAAAACATTAAGTTTTGATGTAGTTGATAGTAAATTAACTTATGATATAATGAATAAACTAAATTTTAAAACAATTAAATCTACCTCGTTAATGAAAATGCAAATATCTAAATGTAAATTTAAATTTAATAAAAATGTTAATTTTAAGATTTTCACTAAAAAACAAGATGAAAATTTAAGATGTTTTATCCAAAATTCTGTATTTCAAGATAATGAAAGAGTTCCATTAGTTCCATATGATATAAAACAGGAAGAGCAAGAGGATTATTATATAAATGATTTATGCGTTTTTATAATGCTTGGAAATGTAGCGATAGGATATGGACAAGTTATCGCAAAAAAAGATTTTTACACAATAGTTAATGTAGGAATATTAGAAGAATATAGGAAAAAAGGTTATGGAGAAATGCTTATAAAATATTTGATTTATTTATGTAGTAAGAGACATATCTCATGTATTGCAATAAATGTTGAAGTAGAAAATTATAAAGCTATGAATTTGTATAAAAAAATAGGTTTTGAAGAATATAGAAGAGTGACTACATGGGAAAATAAACTATACAGTAATTTAAAATCATAA